Part of the Streptomyces sp. f51 genome is shown below.
TGGAGTCGGCGGCCCCCGGCCGCTACCGCTACCACGACCTCGTACGCCTCTACGCGCGTGCGTGCGCCGAACGCGACGAACAGCCGCCCAGCGAGCGGACGGCGGCCATGTCCCGGCTGCTGGACTTCTACTTGAGCACGGCGGCGGGGGTGTACGCGATCGAGCGGCCCGGAGACCGCCTGGTGGACCACCTGGAACCGACCGCCTACGCGGGGCTGAGGTTCGAGGACCGGCACCGGGCGCAGGACTGGCTGTACTCGGAGGCGATCTCCCTGCTGGCGTGTGTCCGGCAGTCCACCAAGGAGGGATTCCTCCGGCGCTCCGTCGACGCGCTGTGGGCCTCCGTGGACCTGGCGGAGTCCGGCACGAACTCCAAGGCGTACGAGGGGGTCGCCTCCGCGCTGCGGGAAGCGGCCCGGGAGTCCGCCGACGCGCACGCCGAGGCGCGGGCCCTGGTCACCCTGGCCTACGTCCACTACTACACCGGACGCTTCGACCCCGCCCGCGAGGCCGCGGGGCGGGCCCTCGAACTGGCCACCGAGACGGACCACCTGACGAGCTGCTGGGCCTCCAACACCCTCGGGGTGATCGCCCTCCTCCAGAACCAGTACGAGGACGGCGAGGCGCATCTCACCCGGGCCATCGAGAGCTTCAGGGCCTGCCACGACCGGGCCGGCGAGGCCAGCGCCCTGTGCAACCTCTCGCGCATCCACCTCGCCACCGGGCGCACCGGCAGCGCCGTCTCGCTTGCCCAGCAGGGCACCGACATGTACGACGACATGGGTCACGCGCTGAAGGGCGCCAACGGCCGTTACGCGCTGGGCCTGGCCCTCACCCAGAGCGGCCGGCTGGCGGAGGCGGCCGCCCGCCTCGGAGAGGCACTGGCGGTGTTCCGCAACAGCCGGCAGCGGCTGTGGGAGGGCATGTCCTTGTTCCGCCTCGCGGAGGCCGATCTCGCCGGCCAGCGCCCGGCCGCGGCCGCCACGAACGCCGAGGCGGCCCTGACGGTGCTGCGCGGCATCGGCGGCGAGTGGCGCAGGGGCAACGTGCTCGTCGTGCTCGGGCAGGCGCTGAACGCGATCGGTCACTCCGGTCGGGCCCAGGTCTGCTGGCGCGAATCCCTGGACATCTTCCAGGCGTTGGGGGCCCCGGAGGCCGCCACGGTCAGGGCGCTGCTCAATCCGATGGCGGTCGCCTAGGGCTCATGGGCGTTCGCAGACGGAGGCGTTCATCGTTCGTTTATCGCCGCCCGGCAGTCTCTGTGTTGTCGATCCGTCGCGTCGGGGGGCAGTCGGGACGACCTGAGGCCGTAGCACTAAGGTAATCGGCCCCGAGTACCCGTCCGGCGGCCCACGGGGGAGCTGCCGGACGGGCTGCTCCAAACAACGCACCAAGACTGTCAGGGGGACAGCCACCATGAGCGACACCAACAGCACCGACAACATCCACGCCACGGACGAGCCGACCGGCGGGGCCTCCACGGACAACATCCACGCCACGAGCGAGCCGCTCACCGGCAAGAACCTGATCACCAAGGACAGCGGCACCGGCGACGCCTCGACGGACAACATCCACGCGACGGACGAGCCGGTCTAAGTCCCACCTGGGGGGGGGCGGACTTACACCACACGGGGATCGACCGCGGCGGCGCGGAGGGGGAGCCGCCGCGGTCGCCGTGCGTCCGGGGCCTCCCGCGGTCGCCGTGTGCCGGGGGCGGCCGGCGCGGGCTCAGCGTCCGCGCAGCTCCCCCTTCACCACCTTCCCGCTCGCGTTGCGGGGCAGCCGGGGGACGAAGGCGACCGTGCGGGGCACCTTGTAGTTGGCCATTTCGCGGCGGGACCAGGTGATCAGGTCGTCGGCGGTGAGCGTGGAGTGCGGACGCCGGACGACGTAGGCCCTGCCGACCTCGCCCAGCCGGCTGTCCGGTACGCCGATCACCGCCACGTCGGCGATCTCCGGGTGCAGGCCCAGCAGTTGCTCGATCTCGGCGGGGTAGGCGTTGAAGCCGCCGACGATGAACATGTCCTTGATCCGGTCGGTGATGCGGAGATTGCCCTCGGCGTCGAGGACGCCCACGTCGCCCGTGCGCAGCCAGCCGTCCGGGGTCAGGACCTCCGCCGTGGCCGCCGGGTCCTCGAAGTAGCCGCCCATGACGTTGAAGCCGCGGACCAGGACCTCGCCGGGCGATCCGGGAGCCGCGGGGGCTCCCAAGGAGTCCACCACCCGCACCTCGGTGTCCGGGATCGCCCGGCCCGAGGTCGAGGCGATCACCTCCGGCCGGTCGCCCCGGCGGCACATGGTGACGATGCCGCTCGCCTCGGAGAGGCCGTACGCGGTCAGGACCGTGTCCACGCCCAGCTCGGTGCGCAGCCGTTCCACCAGGCGCAGCGGCACCACCGCGGCGCCCGTGACCACCAGGCGCAGGGCGGAGAGGTCGTACGCGTCGCGGGACGGGTGGTCGAGCAGCGACTGGTGGAGGGTGGGCGGGCCGGGAAGGACGGACACGCGCTCCGCGGCCACGTTCGCCAGCACCGTGTCCACGTCGAACACCGGCTGCGGCACCATCGTCGCCCCGCGCATCAGACAGGCGATGATCCCGGCCTTGTAGCCGAAGGTGTGGAAGAACGGGTTCACGATCAGATAGCGGTCGCCCTCGCGCAGACCGGCCAGCTCGCTCCAGATGCCGTAGCCGCGCAGCGTCTGGGCGTGGGTGATCAGGGCGCCCTTGGGCAGGCCCGTGGTCCCCGAGGTGAAGACGATGTCCGAGGGGGAGCCGCCGGAGACGCACGCTCCGCGGCGGAGCACCTCCTCGCGGCCCACGCCCTCGCCGTCCGCCAGGAAGTCCTTCCAGGTGCGGAAGTCGGCGGGGGCGTCGTCCGCGAGGACCACCACCTGCTCCAGGTGCGGGAGACCGGGGAGCGGGCCGGATCCGGGGGCCGGTGCGGGGCCGGGACCGGGGGTGGAGCCAGCGGCGGGACCGGGTGCGGAGGCGGGTACGGGAGCGGGGGCCTGGTCCGTCCGCCCCGGCCCGGCCGCCGCCCGGCGCAGCGCCGCCACGTACGACGTGCCGAGGAAGGTTCCCGTCACGAACAGCAGCTTCGCCCGGCTCCTGCCCAGCACGTACACCGCCTCGGCGCCCTTGAAACGGGTGTTGAGGGGGACCAGGACCGCCCCCGCGGACACCGCGCCGAGGGCGGAGACGATCCAGTCCAGGGTGTTCGGGGCCCAGACGGCCACCCGGTCGCCCGCGCGCACCCCGCTCGCCATGCAGGCCGCCGCGGCCCGCTCCACCCGGGCGCCCAACTCCTCGTAGGAGACGCGCGCCCGGCCCTCGACGACCGCCTCGCGGCCGGCGAAACGGGCCGCCGCCCACCGGACGAGTCCCGGGACGCCGTCCCACTCCAGGTCACCGCGCATCGAACACCTCCCGCCGCAGCACCACTAGCTGACTGACCGTCAGATTAGCTGTAGCCTGACGGCCTGTCAGCAGCCGGGACCGTGTGCGGAGGTCACCCATGCCAGGGATCAAGGACGCCACAGCAGTCGTCGGAATCGGGCAGACCGCCTTCGCCAAGCAACTGCCCGAGTCCGAGAAGGCGTTGGCCTGCCGCGCGATCCTCGCCGCCCTGGACGACGCCGGCATCGCGCCCGCCGAGGTCGACGGGCTCGCCTCCTACACCATGGAGGAGACCGACGAGGTGGAGGTCGCCAAGGCCGTCGGTCTCGGCGACCTCACCTTCTTCAGCAAGGTCGGCTTCGGGGGCGGCGGTTCCTGCGCCACCGTCGCGCACCTGGCCGCCGCCGTCACCGCGGGCCAGGCGACGGTGGGGGTGGCCTGGCGCTCGCGCAAGCGGGGCAGCGGGCCGCGCCCCTGGAAGAACACGGCCGTCCAGCTCCCCACCCCCGCCCAGTGGACCAGGCCCTTCGGACTGCTGCGCCCCGCCGACGAGATCGGGATGCTCGCGCGCCGGTACATGCACGAGTACGGGGCAACCCGCGACCACCTGTTCAACGTGGCCCTGGCCTGCCGCAACCGCGCCAACCAGAACCCGGCCGCGATGATGTACGACCGCCCGCTGACCCGCGAGATGTACATGACCGCCCGCTGGATCAGCGAGCCGCTGTGCCTCTTCGACAACTGCCTGGAGACGGACGGCGCGCTCGCCTGCGTGATCGTGTCCGCCGAGCGGGCCCGCGACTGCCGGCAGCGGCCCGTCTACGTCCACTCCGCCGCCCAGGGTCTGCCGGCCCAGCACCACGGGATGGTCAACTACTGGAACGACGACCCGCTCACGGGACCCGCCTGGACCGCCGCCCGCCATCTGTGGAAGCACGCCGACCTCACCCCCGAGGACGTGGACGTGGCCCAGATCTACGACGCGTTCACCCCCCTGATCCCGCTCTCGCTCGAAGGCTACGGCTTCTGCGGGCGCGGGGAGGGCGCGGCCTTCACGGAGGGCGGGGCGCTGGAGATCGGCGGACGGCTGCCGGTCAACACCGGGGGCGGCGGGCTCAGCGAGGCCTACGTGCACGGCTTCAACCTCATCAACGAGGGCGTGAAGCAACTGCGGGGCACGAGCACGGCGCAGGTGCCGGGAGCGGCCACCTGTCTGGTCACCGCGGGGGAAGGGGTCCCGACCTCCGCGCTCCTGCTGAGGAACTGAGGGGACGGGACGGCCGACATGACCGAGACAGCCGACGCGAATGTGAGCACGGGGACCGGAACCGGGACCGGCGGAACGGACGAACCCCTGCTGTCCCCCGTCCCCGACGACGACGGGGCGCCCTTCTGGCGGTACGCGGCCCGGGGCGAACTCCGGGTCCAGGCCTGCGCCGACTGCGGTGAACCGCGCTTCCCGCCGCGCCCCTGCTGCCCGCACTGCCACTCCTTCGCGGACACGTGGCGAAGGACGAGCGGACGGGGCCGCATCTGGTCGTACGTGGTCCCGCATCCGCCGCTCCTTCCCGCCTACGCGGCGCTGGCCCCGTACAACGTCGTCGTGGTGGAGCTCGACGAGGCACCGCGCATCCGGCTCGCCGGGAACCTGGTGAGCGGGCCGGACGAGCCCATCGGCTCCGTTCCGCCGGAGCGCATCCGGATCGGTGCCCGGGTGCAGGCGGTCTTCACCGAGGTGAACGGCGTGAGCGTGCCGCGCTGGGTCCTGGAGCGGGCGTGAACGGGCGGGCGGGGGACGGGCTCACGGTGAGCGTCGACAAGTCCTCCGGGGTCGCCGTCCTCACCCTGGACCGGCAGGACCGGCTCAACGCCCTCGATCTCGCGACGGCCGCCGAACTGGGCTCCGTCTGGCGGGAGTTCCGCTTCGACGACACCGTACGGGCGCTCGTCGTCACCGGCGCGGGACGGCGGGCCTTCTGCACCGGGATCGACCGCTCCGCCGACGTGCCCCAGCCCAACTCCCCGTACATGGTGGACGATCCGCTCGCCTCGATCGGGCCGAAGGCCAACGGCCTGTGGAAGCCCGTGATCGCCGCCGTGAACGGGATCGCCTGCGGCGGCGCCTTCTACCTGCTGGGTGAGTCGGAGTTCGTCGTCGCCGACGAGGAGGCGACCTTCTTCGACCCGCACACGACGTACGGGATGGTCAGCGCGTACGAGTCCGTCTATCTCGCGCAGCGGATGCCGTTCGGGGAGGTGGCGCGGATGGCTCTGATGGGCACCGCCGAGCGGGTCTCCGCACGGAGGGCGTACGAGGTGGGGCTGGTCTCCGAACTCACGCCGCCGGGCGAGGCGTTGGCGGCGGCGGTCGGGTGTGCCACGGTCCTCGCGTCCTACCCTCCCGAGGCCGTCCAGGGGACGGTGCGTGCGCTGTGGTCGGCGCAGGAGGCGACCCGGGCCGCGGCCCTGGCGCACGCTCCGCAGCTCGTCTCCCTCGGGAACCTGCCGGGCGAACGGCAGGCGGAGCTGTTCGCGGCCCGCAGGCCGGGGTTCCGGCTGCGCTGAGCGTCCCCGCGGACGTCCGGCGCTCGACCTCCGCTGCCGCCCGGCCGGAGGAATCCTCGAACCGGGCAGGAGCGGGCGGGCCGTCCGCTCGCTCCCTGTGGCGGGCCGCTCACGCCGGGCGTAGCCTCGCAGCCGGAGCGGCTTCCGCAGGCCGTCCGCGCGAACGACGGCCGCCGTCCGGAGACCCTTCCGTGCCCGGTACGGCGGCCGTCACGCGCGTGCCGTGACCTACGTGGTGCGCGCGGTGCCGGTGCCCTTCTCCGCGTCCAGCGCGTACACACAGCGGTCCTTGCTGCACGCGTACACCACGCCGTCCTTGACCACGGGTGCCCCGGTGATCTCGCCGCCGGTGGCCAGCTTCCAGCGCAGCCGCCCGTCGTCGGCCTTCAGGGTGTACAGGAGATGGTCCGTGGAGCCGAAGTGGATACGGCCCTCGGCCACCGCCGGAGCTCCCACCAGGTCGCCCCCGGCCTGGAAGCGCCACTTCGGGGTGCCGGTGACGGCGTCCAGCGTGTACAGGCCCTTGCCGCTGCCGACGTGGACGTGTCCGGCGGCCACGAGGACCGGCTCGGTGGAGGCGCGGGACTCGGTGGCGATGCGCCAGCGGTCGCGGCCGTCGGTGGCGTCGAGGGCGTACACCGTGCCCAGGTAGTCGGCGAGGTAGACGCCACCGCCCGTCACCGCGGGGCCCGGGGCGAAGGTGGGCGGGCTGAGGAAGACGGCCGGGGCCTCGAAGTGCCAGCGGACATGACCGCCGGCCACGTCGACGGCCAGGACCCGGGTGCCCGCGCAGATGTAGACGTAGCCGTCGGGGGCATGGGTCATCCGCACCGGTACGCCGCCGCAGGAGGCCGCGTCACCGATCGGGTACGACCAGCGCTCCTCGCCCGTACGGGCCTCCAGGGCGCGCAGCCGCGCGTCCTTCCAGACGTACACCGTGCCGTCGTGGATCGACGGACCGGACTCCGGGGACTCGAAGTCCGTCTGGGCGCCGCTGATCTCCCAGAGCTTCTGGCCGTTCGAGGCCTCCCACGCCTGGACGCCGCCGCCGCGCGTACCGGTGACGACCGTGCCCCGGTCGGCCTGGAGGGAGTACACCCAGGCGTCCGTGGACAGACGCCACAGGTCGCCGCCCTCCCTGGCCTCCAGCGCGTACAGCGTCGGCCCGTCGGAGGCGTGGATGCGGCCGTCCGCCACCGCCATCGACCAGGCCACGTCACGGGTCTTGAACCGGCGCCTGCCGGTCGCGACGTCGAGGGCGTGGACTTCGAAGGACGTGACGTAGACGAGGTCGCCGGCGACCGAGGGAGTGCCCCAGACGTCGTTGGACATGCGGAAGCGCCAGGGGCGCCAGCCCGCCGGGGCGTCGGGCGCCTGCGGCGCGGGCAGCGGCGCGGGTTCGGCGCCGTTCGCGCCGACACGCGGCCGGGACCAGGACGCGGCGAGCCCGGCCTCCGGCGGCGGCGCCTTCACGGCCGCCGCGCGGGCGTCGAGGACCCGGGGCCCGGGGCCGATGGGCACCTTGGCGCCCGCCAGGCGCACGGGGCCGGTGTCGGGTGCCCCCACGGGCACCGGGGCGTGCGAGGGGGGCGGCGGCAGTGCCGGACGCCCGCCCGCGCTGCGGCCGGCTCCCTGGGCCGGCTGCTGGACCGGCGGACGGCCGCCCCGGCGGGTCTCGATCAGGCCCACCGCGCGCTCGGGCAGCCACGCCGAGGCCGTACCGCTGTCGTCGGAGCCCGAGCCGAAGAGGTGGGGCGCGAGCTGGGCCTGGAGGTCGGCGGGGTTGGGGCGTGCCGTGGCGTCCATCTGCATGCAGGACTCGATGAGCGGGCGCAGCTCGTCGGGCAGGCCTTCGAGGTCCGGGCCCTCGCGGAGCAGCATGAAGACCGTCTCGACGGGGTTGGCGCCGTGGAAGGGCGCGTGTCCGGTGGCCGCGAAGACGAGCATCGAGCCGAGCGAGAAGACATCACTCGCACCGGTGACGCTGCGGGAGTCCTTCGCCTGCTCGGGCGACATGTAGGCGGGGGTGCCGACGGCGACGTTGGTCATGGTCAGACGGGTGTTCGAGACGCCGGACGCGATGCCGAAGTCGATCACGCGCGGTCCGTCCTCGACCACGAGGACGTTCGAGGGCTTGAGGTCGCGGTGGACGAGTCCGGCGCCGTGGATCGACTGGAGCGCCTCCGCGACACCGGCCGCCAGCCAGCGCACCGCCTGGGCCGGGAGCGGCCCGCACTCGTTCACTATCTCTTCGAGCGAGGGCGCGGGCACGTAGGCGGTGGCCAGCCACGGCACCGCGGCACGGGCGTCGGCGTCCACCACGGCCGCCGTGTAGAAGCCCGAGACGGCGCGGGCCGCCTCGACCTCGCGCGAGAAGCGGACCCGGAACAACTGGTCCTCGGCGAGCTCGGTCCTGACCGTCTTGATCGCCACGCGCCGGCCGGAGGCCGAGCGCGCGAGATAGACCAGCCCCATGCCGCCGGCACCCAGCCGGCCCAGCACCTCGAACGGCCCGATCCGGCGCGGATCGTGCTGCGTCAGCTGATCCACCACTTGCCTGCCACCTCCCCGTACGGGTCACGTCATCCACGTATGAACGCGGCCCAGTGCAGCGTCTCACCACCGCACCGCCATGGCGGCACGCACCCCGATTCTTCCTGGCCGAGCCGCCGGTTGCGAACCCGGGGGCGGATCGGGGTGTCTCATGACAAATCAGCCGCCCCGACAAAAGCACGGTCGCCGGGGCGCCACGGTTCGGGGCCGAAATGCGCCCCTCACCCCAGAAGTACCCCGCTCCACGCCCCGGAAGTGCCGTCCCTCACGTCGAAATACCGTGCCCCCGAACACGGAAGCGTTTCGGCCGGTGCCGCCGAAGTGTGCCCGGCCTCCCGCGAGGCCGGAACCCCCGCACCGTCGCGAGGACGTCACGCCTGGTGGCGGCGCCTTCACCGCTGGAGCACGGCGAACGACGCACCCTGATTGTCCGTGACGACGGCCACCCGCCCGTACGACGTGTCGAAGGGTGTCACCTGGACACGTCCGCCGAGCCTGTTCACCGTCCCGAGTGCCTCCTCGCAGTCCTCGACCCCGAAGTGCACGAGGAAGTGGGGCGGCATCTCGGCCGGAAAGACTCCCGTCACGGGAACGCGGCCGAAATCGGGGGTCGCGTCGGACCCGAACAGCGCGTCGTGGAAGAGGGTGCCGTAGAAGCGGTCGACGGTCGCGGTGTCGCGGGCGTAGAGCTCGGCCCAGCAGAAGGTGCGCGGCTCGTGCCGCTTGGCGAAGCCGGGGTGGGTACCGGGCTGCCAGAGGCCGAAGACGGCGCCCTCCGGGTCGGTGGCGAGGGCGGCCGTGCCCAGCTCGCCCGACGGTCCCACGGCCGTGGGGACGGCGATGATCCGGCCGCCGGCCCCCGTGATGCGGCGGGAGAGCCCCTCGGCGTCCGGCGTCGCGAAGTACACCGTCCACACGGTGGGCATGCGCCCGTCCAGCTTGGGCGTGAGCGCCGCGACGGGTTCGCCGTCCAGTTCCGCCCAGACCGCCGTGCCCGACTCCTCGGGGAACGTCCAGCCGAAGAGCTCGCCGTAGAAGCGCTTGCCCGCCTCCACGTCGGGGAGCTGGGCGTCGACCCAGCAGGGCACACCCTCGGAGAACCCGGCGACAACGGCTGATTCGGCCATGCGGCCAAGCTAACGGTCCTTTCGGCATCCCGCAGGGCGTGCGCACCTCCTCCGGTGACGTCCCGTCCCTGCTCAGGGGCCTCGCAGGGGGAACACGAGCACCTCCGGAGAGCGCGCGGATCACGGTCGCACCCCATTTGCAGTCGGCCGAATCGCGCTCCGATCACCCCTCGGTAAGCTGACGGCATGACAGGACAAGTGCGTACCGTCGACGGCCGCGTGGCCGGACGACGTGGGCAGGCGACCCGGCAGAAGCTGCTCGACTGCCTCAGCGAGATGCTCAGCTCGTCGCCCTACCGGGACGTCAAAGTCATTGACGTCGCCCGGAAGGCGGGCACTTCACCGGCGACCTTCTACCAGTACTTCCCGGACGTCGAAGGCGCCGTCCTGGAGATCGCCGAGCAAATGGCCGCCGAGGGCGCCGGGTTGACCCAGCTCCTCGAAGGCCGCTCATGGGTCGGCAAGGCCGGCTGGCAGACCGCGCAGGAACTCGTGGACGGATTCCTGGAGTTCTGGCGCAAGAACGACGCGATCCTCCGCGTCGTCGACCTCGGGGCCGCCGAGGGGGACAAGCGGTTCTACAAGATCCGCATGAAGATCCTCAACTCCGTGAACAACTCCCTTACGGATTCGGTCACCGAGCTCCAGGCCAAGGGCAAGGTCGACAAGGACGTGAACCCGGCCGCGATGGCCGGTTCCCTGGTCGCCATGCTCGCCGCGGTCGCCTCGCACCAGAAGGGTTTCCAGACCTGGGGCGTCAAACAGGCCGAACTCAAGCCGAACCTGGCGCTTCTGGTGTATCTGGGTGTGACCGGGAAGAAGCCGACGAAGTAGATTCCCGCGTCCGAAACGCTCCAGCTCCTGTCATGCGGGCGGCAGTTCGTCCCGGAGGACCCCTTCCGGCGGACCGCCGCCCGCTGCGCGTCTCACCCGGAGCCGCCCGGTCCCTCCTCGGGGCCGACGGACACCTACCTGCGCACGATCCTGAAGAGCCGGATCTCCCGGTCCACACGGGCCTGATAGGTGGCGTACGGCGGCCAGAACGCCAGCACCGTCCGCCAGACCTCGGCCCGCTCCTCGCCCGTCAGAAGCCGGGCGGTGACGGGAATGTCCTCGCCCTTCCAGTTGATGACGGCCTCGGGACCGGCCAGCAGGTTCGCGGTCCAGGCGGGGTGGTCGTCGCGGCCGAAGTTGGACCCGACGAGAATCCATCCGGCCCCGGCCTCCGCGTCCCCGGCGGACCCCGCGCCCGGCGTACCGCCCTCCGGCATGCAGGCCAGCGGGGTACGGCGCTCCAGACCGCTCTTGGCGCCCCGCACGGTCAGCACGACCCCCGGCAGCATCTGGGCGCTGAGCAGCACCTTGCCGCGGGTGAGCCGGTGCACGGCGCGGTCCAGGGCCGGTATGAGGTGAGGGGCGATCCTGGCGAACGCCCGGGTGGAGGACACCCGCTGCACCAGCCGCACACCGGGCATCCGCCTCGCGCCGCTCCCCACCCCCGCCCTCCGCCCTGCCCCGGCACCATCCCTCGCGCCGAACCCGGAACCATCCCTCTCACCGGAACCGACACCCGCCATCTCGCCGAACCCGGAACCATCCCTCTCGACAGAGCCGGGACCCGCCATCTCACCGGAGTCGGCATCCGCTCTCTCGCCGGAGCCGGCACCATCCCTCGCGCCGGGTCCGGCGCCCACCCCCTCACCCGGTCCGGCCCCCGATCCCCCGCCGGAACCGGCCCCCGCACCGCCGCCTTCGCGCGAACGCCCGCCCGCCGCCATCAGACCGTCACCTCTCCGCCGTCGAAGAGCCGCGCCGCGTCCGCCGCGTGCGCGCGCAGCCGGTGGGCGGGCCCGAAGAGCAGTTCGTCGCCCGAGGCGCGCTTGAAGTAGAGATGGGCCTCGTGCTCCCAGGTGAAGCCGATGCCACCGTGCAGCTGCACCCCTTCGGAGGCGGCCGTGCGCAGTGCCTCCAGCGCCTGGGCCAGGGCGAGCCCGCCCACGCGTTCACCGCCCGTCCCGGCGGACCAGGCCGCGTAGTACGCCGCCGAGCGGGCCGACTGCACGGCCACGTACACGTCCGCGAGCCGGTGCTTGACGGCCTGGAAGGAGCCGATCGCCCGGCCGAACTGCTCCCGCCTGCCCACGTATTCGACGGTGCGCTCCAGCGCCCGGTCGGCAGCGCCCACGGCCTCCACGGCCAGGACGGCCGCTGCGCCGTCGCCGACGGCGGCCAGCGCCGCGGGCACGTCGGCCCGGTCGTCCCCGAGCAACTCGGCCTCCACCTCGCGCAGTTCGAGCCTGGCCTGCGGCCGGGTCGGGTCCAGGGCGGTCTGCCGTGCCCGTACGAGCCCTTCGGCGTCGTCCCGCACCAGGAACAGCAGCGTCCGCGAGCGCGCGAAGCCACCGGTGTGCGCGGCCACCAGCAGCAGCCCGGCGCTGTGGCCGTCGAGCACCTGCGCCGCCTGTCCGTAGAGCCGCCAGGCGCCGTCCGCCCGGCGCGCCTGCACTCCCCCGGCGCGGCCGCCGCCCGCCCAGTCGCCGCGGTTGTCTCCGGCCAGGCCGACAGCGGTGGCCAGGCCCGTGCCGGGGACCGCGAGGGCGGCGGTCAGCGCACCCGAGGCCAGCGACGGCAGCAGCGCGGCGCGCTGCGCCTCGGTGCCGAGGGCCAGGATCAGCGGG
Proteins encoded:
- a CDS encoding lipid-transfer protein — protein: MPGIKDATAVVGIGQTAFAKQLPESEKALACRAILAALDDAGIAPAEVDGLASYTMEETDEVEVAKAVGLGDLTFFSKVGFGGGGSCATVAHLAAAVTAGQATVGVAWRSRKRGSGPRPWKNTAVQLPTPAQWTRPFGLLRPADEIGMLARRYMHEYGATRDHLFNVALACRNRANQNPAAMMYDRPLTREMYMTARWISEPLCLFDNCLETDGALACVIVSAERARDCRQRPVYVHSAAQGLPAQHHGMVNYWNDDPLTGPAWTAARHLWKHADLTPEDVDVAQIYDAFTPLIPLSLEGYGFCGRGEGAAFTEGGALEIGGRLPVNTGGGGLSEAYVHGFNLINEGVKQLRGTSTAQVPGAATCLVTAGEGVPTSALLLRN
- a CDS encoding OB-fold domain-containing protein, with the translated sequence MLSPVPDDDGAPFWRYAARGELRVQACADCGEPRFPPRPCCPHCHSFADTWRRTSGRGRIWSYVVPHPPLLPAYAALAPYNVVVVELDEAPRIRLAGNLVSGPDEPIGSVPPERIRIGARVQAVFTEVNGVSVPRWVLERA
- a CDS encoding nitroreductase/quinone reductase family protein, which produces MPGVRLVQRVSSTRAFARIAPHLIPALDRAVHRLTRGKVLLSAQMLPGVVLTVRGAKSGLERRTPLACMPEGGTPGAGSAGDAEAGAGWILVGSNFGRDDHPAWTANLLAGPEAVINWKGEDIPVTARLLTGEERAEVWRTVLAFWPPYATYQARVDREIRLFRIVRR
- a CDS encoding VOC family protein, whose amino-acid sequence is MAESAVVAGFSEGVPCWVDAQLPDVEAGKRFYGELFGWTFPEESGTAVWAELDGEPVAALTPKLDGRMPTVWTVYFATPDAEGLSRRITGAGGRIIAVPTAVGPSGELGTAALATDPEGAVFGLWQPGTHPGFAKRHEPRTFCWAELYARDTATVDRFYGTLFHDALFGSDATPDFGRVPVTGVFPAEMPPHFLVHFGVEDCEEALGTVNRLGGRVQVTPFDTSYGRVAVVTDNQGASFAVLQR
- a CDS encoding TetR family transcriptional regulator; the protein is MTGQVRTVDGRVAGRRGQATRQKLLDCLSEMLSSSPYRDVKVIDVARKAGTSPATFYQYFPDVEGAVLEIAEQMAAEGAGLTQLLEGRSWVGKAGWQTAQELVDGFLEFWRKNDAILRVVDLGAAEGDKRFYKIRMKILNSVNNSLTDSVTELQAKGKVDKDVNPAAMAGSLVAMLAAVASHQKGFQTWGVKQAELKPNLALLVYLGVTGKKPTK
- a CDS encoding serine/threonine-protein kinase; amino-acid sequence: MVDQLTQHDPRRIGPFEVLGRLGAGGMGLVYLARSASGRRVAIKTVRTELAEDQLFRVRFSREVEAARAVSGFYTAAVVDADARAAVPWLATAYVPAPSLEEIVNECGPLPAQAVRWLAAGVAEALQSIHGAGLVHRDLKPSNVLVVEDGPRVIDFGIASGVSNTRLTMTNVAVGTPAYMSPEQAKDSRSVTGASDVFSLGSMLVFAATGHAPFHGANPVETVFMLLREGPDLEGLPDELRPLIESCMQMDATARPNPADLQAQLAPHLFGSGSDDSGTASAWLPERAVGLIETRRGGRPPVQQPAQGAGRSAGGRPALPPPPSHAPVPVGAPDTGPVRLAGAKVPIGPGPRVLDARAAAVKAPPPEAGLAASWSRPRVGANGAEPAPLPAPQAPDAPAGWRPWRFRMSNDVWGTPSVAGDLVYVTSFEVHALDVATGRRRFKTRDVAWSMAVADGRIHASDGPTLYALEAREGGDLWRLSTDAWVYSLQADRGTVVTGTRGGGVQAWEASNGQKLWEISGAQTDFESPESGPSIHDGTVYVWKDARLRALEARTGEERWSYPIGDAASCGGVPVRMTHAPDGYVYICAGTRVLAVDVAGGHVRWHFEAPAVFLSPPTFAPGPAVTGGGVYLADYLGTVYALDATDGRDRWRIATESRASTEPVLVAAGHVHVGSGKGLYTLDAVTGTPKWRFQAGGDLVGAPAVAEGRIHFGSTDHLLYTLKADDGRLRWKLATGGEITGAPVVKDGVVYACSKDRCVYALDAEKGTGTARTT
- a CDS encoding fatty acid--CoA ligase family protein, which produces MRGDLEWDGVPGLVRWAAARFAGREAVVEGRARVSYEELGARVERAAAACMASGVRAGDRVAVWAPNTLDWIVSALGAVSAGAVLVPLNTRFKGAEAVYVLGRSRAKLLFVTGTFLGTSYVAALRRAAAGPGRTDQAPAPVPASAPGPAAGSTPGPGPAPAPGSGPLPGLPHLEQVVVLADDAPADFRTWKDFLADGEGVGREEVLRRGACVSGGSPSDIVFTSGTTGLPKGALITHAQTLRGYGIWSELAGLREGDRYLIVNPFFHTFGYKAGIIACLMRGATMVPQPVFDVDTVLANVAAERVSVLPGPPTLHQSLLDHPSRDAYDLSALRLVVTGAAVVPLRLVERLRTELGVDTVLTAYGLSEASGIVTMCRRGDRPEVIASTSGRAIPDTEVRVVDSLGAPAAPGSPGEVLVRGFNVMGGYFEDPAATAEVLTPDGWLRTGDVGVLDAEGNLRITDRIKDMFIVGGFNAYPAEIEQLLGLHPEIADVAVIGVPDSRLGEVGRAYVVRRPHSTLTADDLITWSRREMANYKVPRTVAFVPRLPRNASGKVVKGELRGR
- a CDS encoding acyl-CoA dehydrogenase family protein — encoded protein: MDARLTAEQEEIRRTLREVLVKRCGPQELRAAELTPAGYDPALWEALALHLGLPALALPETYGGVGCSLTELALACEESGRALAPSPLLSTAVLAAPLILALGTEAQRAALLPSLASGALTAALAVPGTGLATAVGLAGDNRGDWAGGGRAGGVQARRADGAWRLYGQAAQVLDGHSAGLLLVAAHTGGFARSRTLLFLVRDDAEGLVRARQTALDPTRPQARLELREVEAELLGDDRADVPAALAAVGDGAAAVLAVEAVGAADRALERTVEYVGRREQFGRAIGSFQAVKHRLADVYVAVQSARSAAYYAAWSAGTGGERVGGLALAQALEALRTAASEGVQLHGGIGFTWEHEAHLYFKRASGDELLFGPAHRLRAHAADAARLFDGGEVTV
- a CDS encoding enoyl-CoA hydratase/isomerase family protein — its product is MNGRAGDGLTVSVDKSSGVAVLTLDRQDRLNALDLATAAELGSVWREFRFDDTVRALVVTGAGRRAFCTGIDRSADVPQPNSPYMVDDPLASIGPKANGLWKPVIAAVNGIACGGAFYLLGESEFVVADEEATFFDPHTTYGMVSAYESVYLAQRMPFGEVARMALMGTAERVSARRAYEVGLVSELTPPGEALAAAVGCATVLASYPPEAVQGTVRALWSAQEATRAAALAHAPQLVSLGNLPGERQAELFAARRPGFRLR